From a region of the Rhodococcus sp. 4CII genome:
- a CDS encoding aminoacyl-tRNA hydrolase: MTEPCRDAVAGEAGDDALWAARHAVLAAGYGGRPDPDDPAQVLAMPIVLHIPKTDPPPRTALLEAAATAAVALCLDPRVGPDETGAPGPWQDDYLAWIGSRIRKVSRRARGAQWHAAQDVDGITVDVDGAQARALVPVAVGTLDPRIKKLQIGGTDLDHDDPGEIPDGIPVLWINSTLDMTVGKAAAQVGHASMLLAGAMSTEQARAWAATGYRCAVRDADVGLWEELTIEVVRGRAIAVRDAGFTEVAPGSMTVIASP; encoded by the coding sequence GTGACGGAACCGTGCCGCGACGCGGTCGCCGGGGAGGCCGGTGACGACGCCCTGTGGGCGGCGCGTCACGCCGTCCTCGCGGCCGGATACGGCGGCCGGCCGGATCCGGATGACCCGGCGCAAGTCCTCGCCATGCCGATCGTGCTCCACATTCCGAAGACCGATCCGCCGCCGCGCACTGCGCTGCTCGAGGCCGCCGCGACCGCGGCGGTGGCGCTGTGCCTCGACCCGCGCGTCGGCCCCGACGAAACGGGCGCGCCCGGACCGTGGCAGGACGACTACCTCGCGTGGATCGGGTCGCGGATTCGTAAGGTGTCCCGCCGGGCCCGTGGGGCGCAGTGGCACGCGGCGCAGGACGTCGACGGGATCACCGTCGACGTCGACGGTGCGCAGGCCCGCGCGCTCGTGCCCGTCGCGGTGGGCACCCTCGACCCGCGTATCAAGAAGTTGCAGATCGGCGGGACCGATCTCGACCACGACGACCCCGGCGAGATCCCGGACGGGATCCCGGTGCTGTGGATCAACTCCACCCTGGACATGACGGTGGGCAAGGCCGCGGCGCAGGTCGGTCACGCATCGATGCTGCTCGCAGGCGCGATGAGCACCGAGCAGGCACGCGCGTGGGCGGCTACCGGCTACCGGTGCGCGGTGCGGGATGCCGACGTCGGACTGTGGGAGGAACTGACCATCGAGGTGGTGCGGGGCAGGGCAATCGCCGTGCGTGACGCCGGATTCACCGAGGTGGCCCCCGGATCGATGACCGTGATCGCCTCTCCCTGA
- a CDS encoding ABC transporter ATP-binding protein, whose translation MHEPDPDLLIEFDDVLLRRGGNTLVGPVTWKVELDERWVVLGPNGAGKTSLLRIAAAELHPTSGSAYLLGERLGRVDINELRPRIGLSSSALANRVPSDEVVSDLVVSAGYAVLGRWRERYDDMDTDRAVEMLESLGAEHLAKRTYGTLSEGERKRVLIARALMTDPELLLLDEPAAGLDLGGREELVARLTDLAADPDAPATVLITHHVEEIPPGFTHAMLLKEGEVVSQGLLDQVITAENLSEAFSQSISLDKVDGRFFARRTRVPGAHRRG comes from the coding sequence GTGCATGAACCTGATCCCGATCTCCTCATCGAATTCGACGACGTTCTCCTCCGCCGCGGGGGCAACACCCTGGTGGGCCCGGTCACCTGGAAGGTGGAACTCGACGAACGATGGGTCGTCCTCGGACCGAACGGGGCAGGGAAGACGTCGTTGCTCCGCATCGCGGCCGCCGAACTGCATCCCACGAGCGGAAGTGCCTACCTCCTCGGTGAGCGGCTGGGCCGCGTCGACATCAACGAACTCCGGCCGCGGATCGGACTGTCCTCCTCGGCGCTCGCCAACCGGGTGCCGTCCGACGAGGTCGTGAGCGATCTCGTCGTCTCCGCCGGGTACGCCGTGCTCGGCCGCTGGCGTGAGCGCTACGACGACATGGACACCGACCGTGCCGTGGAGATGCTCGAGAGCCTCGGCGCCGAGCACCTCGCCAAGCGCACCTACGGCACCCTGTCCGAGGGAGAGCGCAAGCGTGTTCTCATCGCCCGTGCGCTGATGACCGACCCGGAATTGCTGCTCCTCGACGAACCCGCGGCCGGTCTCGACCTCGGTGGGCGTGAGGAACTCGTGGCGCGCCTCACCGACCTCGCCGCCGACCCCGACGCCCCCGCGACGGTCCTCATCACCCACCACGTCGAGGAGATTCCGCCGGGATTCACTCACGCGATGCTCCTCAAAGAAGGGGAGGTGGTCTCGCAGGGTCTTCTCGATCAGGTCATCACGGCCGAGAACCTCAGCGAGGCGTTCAGCCAGTCCATCAGCCTCGACAAGGTCGACGGCCGGTTCTTCGCGCGGCGGACCCGCGTCCCCGGCGCGCACCGGCGGGGCTGA
- a CDS encoding NUMOD3 domain-containing DNA-binding protein, with protein sequence MTTATGGVIYGVRLRSSFEYRYIGLTTKSTDVRLRQHLKVAAGGRKTAFYDWLRKQDRSEVIADTLDWVEGLDDLGRAEITWIAYLRRDGQPLLNLSDGGIGPTGVVWTDEMREAARRRSTGRVGVSRFAEENPFHGRKHSDAQREKWSAERKGSNGGADNPNFGKRGADHPRFGHPMPEESRARMSEQRRGAGNPNFGKKASDETRAKMSSARMGRPMPSSRRNAHTRYHTNKGVAMVTCQYCIEDAGTTNEE encoded by the coding sequence GTGACGACGGCGACAGGTGGAGTGATCTACGGGGTGCGACTTCGGTCGTCGTTCGAGTACCGGTACATCGGTCTCACGACGAAGTCCACAGATGTCCGTCTGCGCCAACATCTCAAAGTTGCCGCAGGAGGTCGGAAGACGGCGTTCTACGATTGGCTGCGCAAGCAGGACCGGAGCGAGGTCATCGCCGATACCTTGGACTGGGTCGAGGGTCTCGACGACCTCGGCCGAGCCGAGATCACCTGGATCGCCTACCTCCGCCGGGACGGTCAGCCACTGCTGAATCTTTCGGACGGTGGCATCGGACCCACGGGCGTCGTCTGGACCGACGAGATGCGGGAAGCCGCTCGCCGTCGGTCGACTGGGAGGGTCGGAGTCAGTCGCTTCGCCGAGGAGAATCCGTTCCACGGGCGCAAGCACTCCGACGCGCAGAGGGAGAAGTGGTCGGCTGAGCGGAAGGGGTCCAACGGCGGGGCCGACAATCCGAACTTCGGAAAACGCGGAGCCGATCACCCCCGCTTCGGTCACCCCATGCCGGAAGAGTCACGCGCACGGATGTCCGAGCAGCGGCGCGGGGCGGGCAATCCGAACTTCGGCAAGAAGGCGAGCGACGAGACACGTGCGAAGATGTCGTCTGCTCGAATGGGGCGGCCGATGCCGTCGAGTAGGCGCAATGCCCACACGCGCTATCACACCAACAAGGGTGTCGCGATGGTCACGTGTCAGTACTGCATCGAGGATGCAGGCACAACCAACGAAGAGTGA
- a CDS encoding iron-siderophore ABC transporter substrate-binding protein, with the protein MSPRRFSARRASTGLVAALAALALAGCSQPSDDEPAASIVRTTTQIAGAGVVGIERDTTTACAAPAPVDAALAAGSTHRVVHTKGEADVPSDPQRVVVLDSAALDAVCALGLWEHVVGAATVDGDSPQPGYLGTGISEIPGVGTVDAPDVNKIAAADPDLILGSSPASDQLYGELSPIAPTVFAGSDPVYWKAQFVLAGNALGRADAATAALEQYQQDARQLGVDIDAAQTQASVVRFGADSMEVEGPATFAGQVLTDAGVRRPAYQNLDGAVTEPISDSDIDRAEGDLIYAVLDGEEGTAHAEDVMSGEAWEDLGAASDKRVFAVEGDVWGGNGLVAARAMLTDIRNTLNGYVG; encoded by the coding sequence TTGTCCCCTCGTAGGTTTTCCGCCCGCCGCGCGTCCACCGGTCTCGTCGCCGCCCTCGCCGCGCTCGCGCTCGCCGGCTGCTCTCAGCCGTCCGACGACGAGCCCGCAGCGTCCATCGTCCGGACCACCACGCAGATCGCAGGCGCCGGTGTGGTCGGCATCGAGAGGGACACCACCACGGCCTGCGCCGCGCCGGCCCCCGTCGACGCCGCGCTCGCTGCCGGGTCGACGCACCGGGTGGTGCACACGAAGGGTGAGGCCGACGTGCCGTCCGATCCGCAGCGGGTCGTCGTTCTCGACAGCGCCGCGCTGGACGCCGTGTGCGCGCTCGGGCTGTGGGAGCACGTCGTCGGCGCGGCGACCGTCGACGGGGACTCACCGCAGCCCGGATACCTCGGCACCGGCATCTCGGAGATCCCAGGCGTCGGAACCGTCGACGCCCCGGACGTGAACAAGATCGCCGCGGCGGATCCGGACCTGATCCTCGGATCGAGCCCGGCGTCCGACCAGCTGTACGGCGAACTGTCCCCCATCGCGCCCACCGTGTTCGCCGGTTCCGATCCCGTGTACTGGAAGGCGCAGTTCGTCCTCGCAGGCAATGCCCTGGGCCGGGCCGACGCGGCGACGGCGGCGCTCGAGCAGTACCAGCAGGACGCCAGGCAGCTCGGCGTCGACATCGACGCTGCGCAGACCCAGGCGTCCGTCGTCCGCTTCGGCGCCGACAGCATGGAGGTCGAGGGTCCGGCAACGTTCGCCGGCCAGGTCCTCACCGACGCCGGGGTACGGCGACCCGCCTATCAGAACCTCGACGGTGCGGTCACGGAACCGATCTCCGACTCGGACATCGACCGGGCCGAGGGCGACCTCATCTACGCCGTCCTGGACGGCGAGGAGGGCACCGCGCATGCCGAGGACGTCATGTCCGGTGAGGCATGGGAGGACCTCGGGGCGGCCTCCGACAAGCGGGTCTTCGCCGTGGAGGGTGACGTGTGGGGCGGAAACGGTCTCGTCGCCGCGCGCGCGATGCTCACCGACATCAGGAACACGCTGAACGGCTACGTCGGCTAG
- the serB gene encoding phosphoserine phosphatase SerB, translating to MGAADTTVLVTVTGPDRPGVTSVLFGSLSRHDVSLLDVEQVVIRGRLTLGVLVACPENGEALQEELEEAMATVGMSVDVEIGADPGRQSLSTHAVVVLGSPVSARALRSVAREMATLGVNIDSIRGVADYPVTGLELLVSAPATAEADKSLRTVLAEVAVRENVDIAVERGGLARRAKRLIVFDVDSTLVQGEVIEMLAARAGVEDEVRAVTESAMRGEIDFTESLHQRVATLAGLDASVIDDVAENLELTPGARTTIRTLRRLGFHCGVVSGGFRQVIEGLAHELELDFVQANTLEIVDGKLTGRVIGDIVDRAAKATALRKFAAQVGVPMEQTVAVGDGANDIDMLNAAGLGIAFNAKPALREVADTALSHPFLDAVLFILGVTRDEVEAADAVDGVVRRVPLS from the coding sequence GTGGGTGCAGCTGACACCACTGTCCTGGTGACCGTGACGGGCCCCGACCGACCCGGCGTCACCTCGGTGCTCTTCGGGTCGCTCTCCCGCCACGACGTGAGCCTTCTCGACGTGGAGCAGGTGGTGATTCGTGGGCGACTGACCCTCGGCGTCCTGGTGGCCTGCCCCGAGAACGGGGAAGCGCTGCAGGAGGAACTCGAAGAGGCGATGGCCACCGTCGGGATGTCGGTGGACGTCGAGATCGGTGCCGATCCCGGCAGGCAGTCGCTGTCCACTCACGCCGTCGTCGTCCTCGGCAGTCCGGTGTCGGCCCGCGCACTGCGTTCGGTGGCGCGGGAGATGGCGACCCTCGGGGTCAACATCGACTCGATCCGCGGCGTCGCCGACTACCCGGTGACGGGCCTCGAACTCCTGGTGTCCGCCCCCGCCACGGCGGAGGCCGACAAGAGCCTGCGCACCGTGCTGGCGGAAGTGGCCGTGCGCGAGAACGTCGACATCGCGGTCGAGCGCGGGGGACTGGCCCGTCGTGCCAAGCGGCTCATCGTGTTCGACGTCGACTCGACCCTCGTACAGGGTGAGGTCATCGAGATGCTCGCGGCTCGCGCGGGAGTCGAGGACGAGGTGCGCGCCGTCACCGAATCCGCGATGCGCGGCGAGATCGACTTCACCGAATCCCTGCATCAGCGGGTCGCGACCCTCGCCGGCCTCGACGCCTCGGTCATCGACGACGTCGCGGAGAATCTGGAACTGACACCGGGCGCCCGCACCACCATCCGGACGCTTCGCAGGCTCGGCTTCCACTGCGGCGTGGTGTCCGGTGGGTTCCGGCAGGTCATCGAGGGCCTCGCCCACGAATTGGAACTTGACTTCGTGCAGGCCAACACGCTCGAGATCGTGGACGGCAAACTCACCGGCCGGGTGATCGGCGACATCGTCGACCGGGCCGCGAAGGCGACCGCGCTGCGGAAGTTCGCCGCACAGGTCGGCGTCCCGATGGAGCAGACGGTGGCGGTCGGCGACGGCGCCAACGACATCGACATGCTCAACGCCGCCGGTCTGGGGATCGCGTTCAACGCCAAACCCGCCCTGCGGGAGGTTGCGGACACGGCGCTGTCGCACCCCTTCCTCGATGCCGTCCTGTTCATCCTCGGGGTCACCCGCGACGAGGTCGAGGCCGCCGACGCGGTGGACGGCGTGGTGCGACGAGTCCCGCTGTCGTGA
- a CDS encoding NUDIX domain-containing protein codes for MVSKQEQAPRDNTEVAPKDASTVILIRDAAADAAAPGIEVFLLRRVKGMAFAGGMTVFPGGGVDPSDAEAEVEWAGPPVEWWAERFSTDTARAKALVCAAVRETFEECGVLLAGPSADTVVADTSRYAQSRTQLETRELSFSDFLRRENLVLRADLLRPWANWITPVGEGRRYDTRFFVAAAPHGQIADGATSEAEDVQWQSPAAALAHWQGGGSILLPPTWSQLTALSAYGSVAEVLAAEPEIPVILPTLITDEEQLRVEFPGQDGYYEAGPHPWASRD; via the coding sequence ATGGTCTCGAAGCAAGAGCAGGCGCCCCGCGACAACACCGAGGTTGCGCCCAAGGACGCGTCCACCGTCATCCTGATCCGTGACGCCGCGGCAGATGCCGCGGCGCCCGGTATCGAGGTCTTCCTCCTCCGCCGGGTGAAGGGGATGGCGTTCGCCGGCGGTATGACCGTCTTCCCCGGCGGTGGGGTCGATCCCTCGGACGCCGAAGCCGAGGTCGAGTGGGCGGGTCCGCCTGTCGAGTGGTGGGCCGAGCGGTTTTCCACCGATACGGCGCGCGCGAAGGCGCTCGTGTGCGCGGCGGTGCGCGAGACGTTCGAGGAATGCGGCGTGCTCCTCGCCGGGCCGAGCGCGGACACGGTCGTCGCGGACACGTCACGCTACGCGCAGTCGCGCACCCAGCTCGAGACCCGCGAACTCTCGTTCAGCGACTTCCTGAGACGGGAGAACCTGGTCCTGAGGGCCGACCTGCTGCGTCCCTGGGCCAACTGGATCACCCCTGTCGGCGAGGGCCGCCGCTACGACACCCGCTTCTTCGTCGCCGCCGCACCGCACGGCCAGATCGCGGACGGTGCGACGTCCGAAGCCGAGGATGTGCAGTGGCAGAGTCCGGCCGCGGCGCTCGCGCACTGGCAGGGTGGCGGAAGCATTCTGCTGCCGCCGACGTGGAGCCAGCTCACGGCGCTCAGTGCGTACGGCTCGGTCGCGGAGGTCCTGGCCGCGGAGCCGGAGATCCCGGTGATCCTGCCGACGCTCATCACGGACGAGGAGCAGCTCCGCGTCGAGTTCCCCGGGCAGGACGGCTATTACGAGGCCGGCCCGCATCCGTGGGCGTCCCGCGACTGA
- a CDS encoding YitT family protein, protein MSASWLWGAARFRGTLTFMLARRLIALFAGLWLYGFSMAMMITAGLGLDPWDVFHQGVAGRTPLSFGAVTALTGVVVLALWIPIRQRPGFGTVANVVVIAVSVDTSLAVLDSADSLYVRVAMMLGGVVLNALATVLYIGAGMGPGPRDGLMTGLVARTGLSVRVIRTSIEVTVLATGWLLGGTVGVGTVVYALGIGPLIQLMMRFGGLYPTARKTSSVGPDSVIAESAEIGPPGAGAPSGDVESNSASTVP, encoded by the coding sequence GTGTCCGCGTCGTGGCTATGGGGTGCGGCACGGTTTCGCGGAACACTGACGTTCATGCTCGCTCGACGCCTGATCGCACTGTTCGCCGGATTGTGGCTTTACGGCTTCTCGATGGCCATGATGATCACAGCCGGACTCGGCCTCGACCCGTGGGACGTGTTCCATCAAGGCGTGGCGGGTCGCACGCCGCTGAGTTTCGGTGCGGTGACCGCACTGACCGGCGTCGTGGTCCTCGCGCTGTGGATCCCGATCCGTCAGAGACCCGGATTCGGCACGGTCGCCAACGTGGTGGTCATCGCCGTGTCGGTGGACACGTCGCTGGCGGTGCTCGACTCCGCGGATTCCCTGTACGTGAGGGTCGCGATGATGCTCGGCGGTGTCGTCCTCAACGCTCTCGCGACGGTGCTGTACATCGGGGCGGGAATGGGTCCTGGACCGAGGGACGGTCTCATGACCGGGTTGGTGGCGCGGACCGGGCTGTCGGTCCGGGTGATCCGCACGTCGATCGAGGTGACTGTGCTGGCCACCGGGTGGTTGCTCGGCGGCACCGTGGGGGTGGGCACCGTCGTCTACGCGCTCGGCATCGGTCCGCTCATCCAGCTGATGATGCGCTTCGGTGGCCTCTACCCGACCGCGCGGAAGACGAGCAGCGTGGGACCGGACAGCGTGATCGCCGAGTCGGCCGAAATCGGGCCGCCCGGTGCGGGTGCGCCGTCGGGGGACGTCGAGTCGAATTCGGCGAGCACCGTGCCGTAG
- a CDS encoding ABC transporter substrate-binding protein, with translation MNVLSRRRVVAGVVALAAAATFSITSCSSSGETAAAPGTTASTGQFPRTIDHFRGSTEIPAAPQRVVALDNSFTDAVLLLETPLVGYVDYREPGLPDYLGSSRDEFAPDAASVGKVSNASLEQIAALQPDLIISAEVRDAKNYEQLSAIAPTIFTETTGPTWKDNIRLVGKALGKEELAEQKIGAYEERAATVGAKINGAASNPVISVVRFAGEPTARLYRTTSFSGIVLSDAGLARPGSQGPDPADPDNIMQAISPELISEAEGDVIFVSTWQDPAGKSAEAAKPFLESPLWQTLKGRKIDVDDARWMSPVSVQGAHLILDDLSDTFGVDKHSG, from the coding sequence GTGAACGTCCTTTCCCGTCGCCGCGTCGTCGCAGGCGTGGTCGCCCTCGCCGCGGCAGCCACCTTCTCGATCACGTCCTGCTCCAGTAGCGGCGAGACCGCCGCCGCACCCGGCACCACCGCGTCGACCGGGCAATTCCCCCGCACGATCGACCACTTCCGCGGCAGCACCGAGATTCCGGCCGCCCCGCAGCGCGTCGTGGCACTCGACAACAGTTTCACCGACGCCGTCCTGCTCCTCGAGACGCCGCTCGTCGGATACGTCGACTATCGCGAGCCCGGGCTCCCCGACTACCTCGGCTCCTCACGCGACGAGTTCGCGCCGGACGCCGCATCGGTGGGCAAGGTCAGCAACGCGAGCCTCGAACAGATCGCCGCACTGCAACCCGACCTGATCATCTCCGCCGAGGTCCGCGACGCGAAGAACTACGAGCAACTGTCCGCGATCGCGCCGACAATCTTCACCGAGACCACCGGGCCGACGTGGAAGGACAACATCAGGCTCGTCGGCAAGGCACTCGGTAAGGAAGAGCTCGCCGAGCAGAAGATCGGCGCCTACGAGGAGCGGGCCGCCACCGTCGGCGCGAAGATCAACGGCGCGGCGTCGAATCCGGTGATCTCGGTCGTCCGGTTCGCCGGCGAGCCGACGGCGCGCCTCTACCGCACTACCTCGTTCAGCGGGATCGTCCTCTCCGACGCCGGGTTGGCACGTCCCGGCAGCCAGGGCCCCGATCCGGCCGATCCGGACAACATCATGCAGGCAATCAGCCCCGAGCTGATCAGCGAGGCAGAAGGCGATGTCATCTTCGTCAGCACCTGGCAGGACCCGGCGGGCAAGAGCGCCGAAGCGGCGAAGCCCTTCCTGGAGAGCCCGCTGTGGCAGACACTGAAGGGACGCAAGATCGACGTCGACGACGCCCGGTGGATGTCGCCGGTCAGCGTCCAGGGCGCGCATCTCATCCTCGACGACCTGTCGGACACGTTCGGGGTGGACAAGCACAGCGGCTAA
- a CDS encoding NUDIX domain-containing protein — translation MPVPEFVTALRGHVGTAPLWLSGVSVVVRDDDGRVLLTHRVDNGRWAVVSGILEPGEEPGPAALREVREETGVDAELVRISSVDVTDPVTYPNGDVAQYLDVCFLARYVGGDAVVSDDENHDVAWFSPDALPPDLTPSSRLRLDKALQDQPEAWFRR, via the coding sequence GTGCCCGTCCCCGAGTTTGTCACCGCCCTGCGCGGGCACGTCGGCACGGCGCCGCTGTGGCTGTCCGGGGTGAGCGTCGTGGTGCGTGACGACGACGGCCGGGTGCTGCTGACCCACCGCGTCGACAACGGCAGGTGGGCCGTCGTGTCCGGCATCCTCGAACCCGGTGAGGAACCCGGCCCGGCGGCGCTGCGCGAGGTCCGCGAGGAGACCGGCGTGGACGCGGAACTGGTCCGGATCAGCAGCGTCGACGTCACCGACCCGGTCACCTATCCCAACGGCGACGTCGCGCAGTACCTCGACGTGTGCTTCCTCGCGCGGTACGTGGGCGGTGACGCCGTCGTCTCGGACGACGAGAACCACGACGTCGCCTGGTTCTCCCCCGACGCGCTGCCGCCGGACCTCACCCCGTCGTCCCGGCTGCGTCTCGACAAGGCGCTGCAGGACCAGCCGGAGGCGTGGTTCCGCCGCTGA
- the ctaD gene encoding cytochrome c oxidase subunit I — MTAVAPQPVPAIAAARPYPPRQGPKGSFIFKMITTTDPKVLGIMYLTTSIAFFLIGGLMALMMRAELAVPGMQFLSNEQFNQLFTMHGTIMLLLYATPIVFGFANYILPLQIGAPDVAFPRLNAFSYWLYVFGAIITTAGFITPGGAADFGWTAYTPLTSALHSPGVGADLWVMGLAVAGLGTILGGVNMITTVICLRAPGMTMFRMPIFTWNIFITSILILLAFPLLTAAFMGLFVDRHLGGHIFDPATGGVLLWQHLFWFFGHPEVYIIALPFFGIVSEIFPVFSRKPVFGYSGLVYATLAIAALSIAVWAHHMYATGAVLLPYFSFMTFLIAVPTGVKIFNWIGTMWKGQLTFESPMLFSIGFLITFLFGGLSGVILASPPLDFHVTDTYFVVAHFHYVVFGTVVFATYAGIYFWFPKMTGRMMDERLGKWHFWTTFIGFHGTFLVQHWLGNEGMPRRYADYLPSDGFTFLNSFSTIFAFVLGASTLPFIWNVFKSYRYGEVVTVDDPWGYGNSLEWATSCPPPRHNFTELPRIRSERPAFELHYPHMVERMKAEAHVGPGHGGKHASTVLEKERHEPLTVGDEGDPGTDTGR; from the coding sequence GTGACTGCCGTAGCGCCCCAGCCAGTCCCCGCGATAGCTGCAGCCAGGCCTTACCCGCCGCGGCAGGGACCCAAGGGCTCGTTCATCTTCAAAATGATTACGACCACCGACCCCAAGGTGCTCGGAATCATGTACTTGACGACCTCGATCGCGTTCTTCCTCATCGGTGGTCTCATGGCCCTGATGATGCGCGCCGAGCTCGCTGTGCCCGGTATGCAGTTCTTGTCGAACGAGCAGTTCAACCAGCTGTTCACGATGCACGGCACGATCATGCTGCTGCTGTACGCGACGCCGATCGTGTTCGGGTTCGCCAACTACATCCTGCCGCTGCAGATCGGTGCCCCCGACGTGGCGTTCCCGCGACTCAACGCGTTCAGTTACTGGCTGTACGTGTTCGGCGCGATCATCACGACCGCCGGCTTCATCACTCCCGGTGGTGCCGCAGACTTCGGCTGGACCGCCTACACGCCCCTGACGAGTGCGCTGCACTCCCCGGGTGTGGGCGCCGACCTCTGGGTCATGGGCCTCGCGGTCGCCGGCCTCGGCACCATCCTCGGTGGTGTCAACATGATCACCACCGTCATCTGCCTGCGTGCCCCCGGCATGACGATGTTCCGGATGCCGATCTTCACGTGGAACATCTTCATCACCAGCATCCTGATTCTGCTGGCGTTCCCGCTGCTGACCGCCGCATTCATGGGTCTGTTCGTCGACCGCCACCTCGGTGGCCACATCTTCGACCCGGCCACCGGCGGCGTGCTCCTGTGGCAGCATCTGTTCTGGTTCTTCGGTCACCCCGAGGTGTACATCATCGCGCTGCCGTTCTTCGGCATCGTGTCGGAGATCTTCCCGGTCTTCAGCCGTAAGCCCGTCTTCGGTTACAGCGGCCTGGTCTACGCGACCCTGGCGATCGCCGCCCTCTCCATCGCGGTGTGGGCGCACCACATGTATGCCACCGGCGCCGTGCTGCTTCCGTACTTCTCGTTCATGACGTTCCTGATCGCCGTCCCGACGGGTGTGAAGATCTTCAACTGGATCGGCACGATGTGGAAGGGTCAGTTGACGTTCGAGTCGCCGATGCTGTTCTCGATCGGCTTCCTCATCACGTTCCTCTTCGGTGGTCTGTCCGGCGTCATCCTCGCGAGCCCGCCGCTCGACTTCCACGTGACGGACACGTACTTCGTGGTCGCCCACTTCCACTACGTGGTCTTCGGCACCGTCGTGTTCGCCACCTACGCCGGCATCTACTTCTGGTTCCCGAAGATGACCGGCCGCATGATGGACGAGCGCCTCGGCAAGTGGCACTTCTGGACCACGTTCATCGGCTTCCACGGCACGTTCCTCGTCCAGCACTGGCTGGGTAACGAAGGTATGCCGCGCCGCTACGCCGACTACCTGCCCTCGGACGGCTTCACGTTCCTGAACTCGTTCTCGACGATCTTCGCGTTCGTTCTCGGTGCCTCGACGCTGCCGTTCATCTGGAACGTCTTCAAGAGCTACCGGTACGGAGAGGTCGTAACCGTCGACGACCCGTGGGGCTACGGCAACTCGCTCGAGTGGGCCACCAGCTGCCCGCCGCCGCGGCACAACTTCACCGAGCTGCCGCGCATCCGCTCCGAGCGTCCCGCGTTCGAGCTGCACTACCCGCACATGGTCGAGCGGATGAAGGCCGAGGCGCACGTCGGACCGGGCCACGGTGGTAAGCACGCCAGCACCGTGCTCGAGAAGGAACGCCACGAGCCGCTGACCGTCGGCGACGAAGGCGACCCCGGAACCGACACCGGCCGCTGA
- the nrdF gene encoding class 1b ribonucleoside-diphosphate reductase subunit beta, producing the protein MSQKIKLIDRVSAINWNRVQDEKDAEVWDRLVGNFWLPEKVPVSNDIPSWGTLTAQEQQLTMRVFTGLTLLDTIQGTVGAVSLIPDAITPHEEAVYTNIAFMESVHAKSYSSIFSTLCSTRDIDDAFRWSEENPNLQRKAEIVMDYYRGDEPLKRKVASTLLESFLFYSGFYLPMYWSSRAKLTNTADLIRLIIRDEAVHGYYIGYKYQKGLEQLTEAERDDLKNYTFELLFELYDNEVDYTQDLYDEVGLTEDVKKFLRYNANKALMNLGYEGLFPKDETDVNPAILSALSPNADENHDFFSGSGSSYVIGKAVNTEDEDWDF; encoded by the coding sequence ATGAGCCAGAAGATCAAGCTGATTGACCGGGTATCCGCGATCAACTGGAACCGCGTCCAGGACGAGAAGGACGCCGAGGTGTGGGACCGTCTCGTCGGCAATTTCTGGCTGCCCGAAAAGGTGCCCGTGTCCAACGACATTCCGTCGTGGGGGACGCTCACGGCGCAGGAGCAGCAGCTCACGATGCGGGTGTTCACGGGGCTGACGCTCCTCGACACCATTCAGGGCACGGTGGGCGCCGTCAGCCTCATCCCCGACGCCATCACCCCGCACGAAGAGGCGGTGTACACCAACATCGCGTTCATGGAGTCGGTGCACGCGAAGAGCTACAGCTCGATCTTCTCGACGCTGTGCTCCACCCGCGACATCGACGACGCCTTCCGCTGGTCCGAGGAGAACCCGAACCTGCAGCGCAAGGCCGAGATCGTCATGGACTACTACCGGGGCGACGAACCGCTCAAGCGCAAGGTGGCGTCCACTCTGCTGGAGAGCTTCCTGTTCTACTCCGGCTTCTACCTGCCGATGTACTGGTCGTCGCGGGCGAAGCTCACCAACACCGCCGACCTCATCCGCCTCATCATCCGTGACGAGGCCGTGCACGGGTACTACATCGGCTACAAGTACCAGAAGGGTCTCGAACAGCTCACCGAGGCCGAACGCGACGACCTCAAGAACTACACGTTCGAGCTGCTCTTCGAGCTCTACGACAACGAGGTCGACTACACCCAGGACCTCTACGACGAGGTGGGTCTCACCGAGGACGTCAAGAAGTTCCTGCGGTACAACGCCAACAAGGCGCTGATGAACCTCGGTTACGAGGGTCTGTTCCCGAAGGACGAGACGGACGTCAATCCGGCGATCCTGTCGGCGCTCTCACCGAACGCCGACGAGAACCACGACTTCTTCTCCGGCTCGGGCAGCTCCTACGTCATCGGCAAGGCCGTCAACACCGAAGACGAAGACTGGGATTTCTAG